A region from the Tachyglossus aculeatus isolate mTacAcu1 chromosome X2, mTacAcu1.pri, whole genome shotgun sequence genome encodes:
- the LYL1 gene encoding protein lyl-1 has product MCPPCALALVAKFDPKMMEKLEMVSGFSPDGVDPTPTPNPNTSPSQSCSPPHKSEPEPEAGTPQEPGGEETSSSPPTPPPLLSKLPPDVPVISLGHSKPPSAVPTTELTALRPLPSMVQLSALTGAPGPLTLGGLPSPLLPPHYHPHPFLNSVYIGTSGPFSIFQSSRLKRRPSHCEPDLAEGHQPQKVARRVFTNSRERWRQQNVNGAFAELRKLLPTHPPDRKLSKNEVLRLAMKYIGFLVRLLRDQAAGATLEAGAPPERKPDSPRKRAPDKGPDGKGTGEGGRRGAGRRAEPPPGPPPRRRQRGPQREPRGGGPAH; this is encoded by the exons ATGTGCCCTCCCTGCGCCTTGGCGCTTGTGGCGAAGTTCGACCCAAAGATGAtggaaaagctggagatggtgtCAGGCTTCTCCCCTGATGGGGTGgacccgacccccacccccaacccaaacACTTCTCCATCCCAGAgctgctccccaccccacaagtCCGAACCTGAGCCTGAGGCGGGAACACCGCAGGAGCCGGGAGGGGAGGAGACTagctcctctcctcctacccctccaccATTACTCTCCAAGCTGCCCCCAGATGTGCCTGTCATCAGCCTGGGTCACAGCAAGCCCCCTTCAGCTGTGCCCACCACCGAGCTGACAGCCCTGAGGCCCCTGCCCTCTATGGTCCAGCTCTCTGCTCTGACCGGGGCCCCTGGCCCCCTCACCCTTGGTGGCCtgcccagccccctgctcccacCGCACTACCACCCACACCCCTTCCTTAACAG CGTCTACATTGGCACCTCTGGCCCCTTCAGCATCTTCCAGAGCAGCCGTCTCAAACGCCGGCCCAGCCATTGTGAGCCTGACCTGGCTGAGG GTCACCAGCCCCAGAAGGTGGCCCGCCGCGTGTTCACCAACAGCCGGGAGCGCTGGCGGCAGCAAAACGTGAACGGCGCCTTTGCCGAACTGAGGAAGCTGTTGCCTACCCACCCGCCCGACCGGAAGTTGAGCAAGAACGAGGTGCTGCGCCTCGCCATGAAGTACATCGGTTTCCTCGTTCGCCTGCTCCGCGACCAGGCGGCTGGCGCCACGCTGGAGGCCGGGGCGCCCCCGGAGCGCAAGCCCGACTCCCCCCGCAAGAGGGCCCCGGACAAGGGCCCCGATGGCAAGGGGACCGGGGAGGGAGGCCGCCGGGGGGCCGGGCGCAGGGCCGagccgcccccgggcccccccccacGCCGGCGGCAGCGAGGACCCCAGCGGGAGCCCCGGGGGGGCGGACCGGCCCATTAA